From the Streptococcus oralis ATCC 35037 genome, one window contains:
- a CDS encoding tRNA (mnm(5)s(2)U34)-methyltransferase: MKRPLEMAHDFLAEVVTKEDIVVDATMGNGHDTLFLAKLAKKVYAFDIQEKALEKTQERLDQAGMTNAQLILQGHEKLDQFVTEAKAGIFNLGYLPSADKSVITQPQTTIKALEKLCHLLVKGGRIAIMIYYGHEGGDTERDAVLEFVSQLNQQEYTAAIYRTLNQVNNPPFLVMIEKLERYRHG; encoded by the coding sequence ATGAAAAGACCACTTGAGATGGCACATGATTTTTTGGCTGAGGTTGTGACAAAAGAGGATATTGTAGTGGATGCGACCATGGGCAATGGCCACGATACCCTTTTCCTAGCCAAGCTAGCTAAGAAAGTCTATGCCTTTGATATCCAGGAGAAGGCTTTGGAGAAGACGCAAGAGCGTTTGGATCAGGCTGGAATGACAAATGCCCAGTTAATCTTGCAAGGTCATGAGAAACTGGACCAATTTGTGACAGAAGCTAAGGCAGGGATTTTTAATCTGGGTTATTTACCTTCTGCTGACAAGTCCGTCATCACCCAACCTCAGACTACTATCAAAGCCTTAGAAAAGCTATGTCACTTGCTTGTCAAAGGAGGACGGATTGCCATTATGATCTACTATGGTCATGAAGGAGGAGATACTGAGAGGGATGCTGTATTGGAGTTTGTTAGCCAGTTGAACCAACAAGAGTATACAGCTGCCATTTATCGGACTCTTAACCAAGTTAATAATCCACCGTTTTTAGTTATGATTGAAAAATTAGAAAGGTATAGACATGGATAA
- a CDS encoding TIGR01212 family radical SAM protein (This family includes YhcC from E. coli K-12, an uncharacterized radical SAM protein.), whose translation MKVMKSYNTLNDYYRKLFGEKTFKVPIDAGFDCPNRDGTVAHGGCTFCTVSGSGDAIVAPDAPIREQFYKEIDFMHRKWPDVQKYLVYFQNFTNTHEKVEVIRERYEQAINEPGVVGINIGTRPDCLPDETIEYLAELSERMHVTVELGLQTTFEATSDLINRAHSYELYVETVKRLRKYPKIEIVSHLINGLPGETHEMMIENVRRCVTDNDIQGIKLHLLHLMTNTRMQRDYHEGRLQLMSQDEYVKVICDQLEIIPKHIVIHRITGDAPRDMLIGPMWSLNKWEVLNAIETEMRRRGSVQGCKAVKQEFKNEKTT comes from the coding sequence ATGAAAGTTATGAAATCTTATAATACCTTGAATGATTATTATCGAAAACTTTTTGGAGAAAAGACTTTCAAAGTTCCTATTGATGCGGGATTTGACTGTCCAAATCGTGATGGAACTGTAGCTCATGGTGGTTGTACTTTTTGTACGGTTTCAGGTTCTGGAGATGCCATCGTGGCACCGGATGCTCCTATTCGTGAGCAATTTTATAAGGAAATTGACTTTATGCACCGCAAGTGGCCAGATGTTCAGAAGTACTTGGTTTATTTCCAAAACTTTACCAACACCCATGAAAAGGTGGAAGTGATTCGGGAGCGATATGAGCAGGCTATCAACGAGCCAGGTGTAGTGGGAATCAATATCGGAACACGTCCGGATTGCTTACCTGATGAAACAATCGAATATTTGGCTGAGTTATCGGAACGCATGCATGTGACGGTTGAATTGGGATTACAGACAACCTTTGAAGCAACCTCTGACCTGATTAACCGTGCCCATTCTTATGAATTGTATGTTGAAACAGTAAAACGCTTGAGGAAATATCCCAAGATTGAGATTGTTTCCCATTTGATTAATGGTCTGCCCGGTGAGACTCATGAGATGATGATTGAAAATGTACGCCGTTGTGTTACGGATAATGATATTCAAGGAATTAAGTTGCACTTGCTTCACCTCATGACCAATACACGGATGCAGCGAGATTACCACGAAGGACGCTTGCAACTGATGAGTCAGGATGAGTATGTCAAAGTTATCTGTGATCAACTGGAAATCATTCCCAAGCATATCGTCATCCATCGAATTACAGGAGATGCACCGAGAGATATGCTGATTGGTCCTATGTGGAGCCTCAATAAATGGGAAGTGCTGAATGCTATTGAAACTGAGATGCGCCGTCGTGGAAGTGTGCAAGGATGCAAGGCTGTAAAACAGGAGTTTAAAAATGAAAAGACCACTTGA
- a CDS encoding DUF3397 domain-containing protein, translated as MGMILMKIASILLLILTLVVCFIVTKLFGLRKIGFNFADLAFPLLVFEYYLITAKAFTHNFLPRLGVALSLLAILLVVFFLVKKRSFYYPKFIKFFWRAGFLLTLIIYIAMIVELMMLP; from the coding sequence ATGGGTATGATTTTAATGAAAATAGCATCTATTTTATTATTGATATTAACCTTGGTGGTTTGCTTTATTGTCACCAAGCTTTTCGGACTTAGGAAAATAGGATTTAATTTCGCGGATCTAGCTTTTCCACTTTTGGTATTCGAGTACTATCTGATCACTGCTAAAGCCTTTACCCACAACTTTCTACCGCGACTTGGAGTCGCACTTTCTCTCCTAGCAATCCTCCTTGTAGTCTTTTTCCTTGTCAAAAAACGAAGTTTTTATTACCCTAAATTCATCAAATTCTTCTGGAGAGCCGGTTTTCTCCTTACCTTAATCATCTACATTGCTATGATTGTCGAATTGATGATGCTCCCATAA
- a CDS encoding Cna B-type domain-containing protein produces MKNKKFWLPILTSLACLLGIIFAPNSVQAKELKNVISNIGIWEVDNGKFIKPDANGVYTLSPEHHNYSNYKFTVDYDLSAYDGKLEDGDTFTFTVPSPLTVRNETFDLKDKETDLVIGETQIVSNGDNNGGKATITLKNLKTYLEKKGGYQVQNVKGNFFVGFSSKNELSNETLRFDKTETINEITHQIKVKRGEASDYSEGIGRANFSKYHGLIYKEDWTSSALNKSGQYLHSWYVRANPKQAAYNKIEIHDWVDPNASPMQMIPETFKVTAGWYDKSYYFKDEVVLEAGKDYQVSWNESYTDFTLTINNASSIVAKNGKPAAFRINYKTSAPADGTQVQNNAEMKGDDQILTYDDYSNKTVVKQIGNSVVASGGTIQLETGYRIILYKVDELTHDRLKGAKFKITPPAGATAKEEIVTTNDDGIAESSIYSESDIKKGNFTVTEIEAPEGYELNPTPFEMTVGQDGAIKTVTNKRSKAKVKIKANKKLTGRELKAEEFEFTLTDQDGKVKETVKNDKDGNIAFSELEFDKAGTYTFKIAEKAGSDTSIKYDTKTVTAKVTVVDKGKGALEATVSYDDEKAFENTYTPAKTEVSVKKVWKDENNQDGKRPSSVTVKLLADGQDTGKTLELTEANGWAGSFKDLDADKGGTPIKYTVVEVTVPGYTSEITGDAASGFTITNSYSPETVDVKATKNWDDANNQDGKRPTKITINLLADGKKVDSKEVQAAADGTWTVEFTKLAKYKAGKEIKYTVTEEAVAEYEATITDFTITNKYAPKEIDYKVTKVWNDANNQDGKRPESVTVQLYKKVGNADPVAVEGKKLTLTAKEKTDDNTWVASFTNLPQYEAGKEITYSIKEVDVPAGYEASVTGQVVTNTYNPETVVLSGTKIWKDNNNQDGKRTRSVKVQILNGDKVVQEIEVSEATGWKFESKALPKYENGKEIKYTVKETAMTEYKATITTDKDGKYTITNTHTPEKTSVKGKKIWKDEDNKDGIRPASITVKLLADGKETGQTAIVSETSGWTYEFTGLDRYQEGKEIAYTVEEVNVPDGYTASVEGYNITNTHTPEKPTPGKPNEPGKPKKGGELPNTGSESNQATLVAGIALLGLGTGFLARRKKED; encoded by the coding sequence ATGAAGAACAAGAAATTTTGGTTGCCCATCCTAACTTCTCTGGCCTGTTTGCTAGGGATAATCTTTGCTCCAAATTCAGTTCAAGCAAAGGAACTGAAGAACGTTATCAGTAATATTGGAATTTGGGAGGTTGATAATGGTAAGTTTATAAAACCGGATGCGAATGGTGTTTATACACTTTCACCTGAACATCATAACTACTCAAATTATAAATTCACTGTTGATTACGATTTGAGCGCCTATGATGGTAAATTAGAGGACGGTGATACCTTTACCTTTACTGTTCCGAGCCCTTTAACTGTTAGAAATGAAACTTTTGATTTAAAAGATAAGGAAACAGATCTCGTTATCGGAGAAACTCAAATTGTATCAAACGGGGATAATAATGGTGGTAAGGCAACTATTACATTAAAAAATCTGAAAACCTATCTTGAGAAAAAAGGTGGCTATCAAGTCCAAAACGTTAAAGGAAATTTCTTTGTTGGTTTTAGTTCTAAAAATGAATTAAGCAATGAAACGCTCCGTTTTGATAAAACGGAAACCATAAATGAAATTACACACCAAATTAAGGTAAAAAGAGGTGAAGCATCTGATTATTCTGAAGGTATTGGACGTGCTAATTTCAGTAAGTATCATGGTCTGATTTACAAAGAGGATTGGACATCTAGTGCTCTAAATAAGAGTGGACAATATTTACACAGTTGGTATGTTCGAGCTAATCCTAAACAAGCTGCCTATAACAAAATTGAAATTCATGACTGGGTTGACCCAAATGCCTCACCGATGCAGATGATTCCTGAAACATTTAAAGTTACGGCAGGTTGGTACGATAAATCTTATTACTTTAAAGATGAAGTGGTTTTAGAAGCTGGTAAGGATTACCAAGTTAGTTGGAATGAGTCATATACCGATTTTACTTTAACAATTAACAATGCTTCTTCAATTGTTGCTAAGAACGGGAAACCTGCAGCATTTCGAATTAATTACAAAACAAGTGCTCCAGCGGATGGTACGCAAGTCCAAAACAATGCTGAAATGAAGGGTGATGACCAGATTCTTACATATGACGACTATAGTAATAAGACAGTCGTTAAGCAAATCGGAAACTCAGTAGTTGCTTCAGGCGGTACAATTCAGTTAGAAACTGGTTACCGTATCATTCTTTACAAGGTCGACGAGCTGACTCATGACCGTCTAAAAGGAGCAAAATTCAAGATTACTCCTCCGGCAGGAGCTACGGCTAAAGAGGAAATTGTAACGACAAATGATGACGGAATTGCTGAATCATCTATTTACTCAGAGAGTGATATCAAGAAAGGGAACTTTACGGTAACCGAGATTGAGGCTCCTGAGGGATATGAGTTGAATCCTACTCCATTTGAGATGACTGTTGGACAAGATGGAGCTATCAAAACAGTTACAAATAAACGTAGCAAAGCTAAAGTTAAGATTAAGGCTAATAAAAAACTTACAGGACGTGAGTTGAAGGCTGAAGAGTTTGAATTCACTTTAACAGACCAAGATGGTAAGGTGAAAGAAACTGTGAAGAATGACAAAGACGGAAACATTGCTTTCTCAGAATTGGAATTCGACAAAGCAGGAACTTATACCTTTAAAATTGCTGAAAAAGCTGGCAGCGATACAAGCATCAAGTACGACACTAAAACTGTCACAGCTAAAGTTACTGTAGTGGACAAGGGTAAAGGTGCACTTGAAGCAACTGTTTCTTACGATGATGAAAAAGCTTTCGAGAATACTTACACTCCAGCAAAAACGGAAGTTTCTGTTAAGAAAGTATGGAAGGACGAGAACAACCAAGATGGTAAACGCCCATCTTCTGTCACGGTTAAATTGCTTGCAGATGGTCAAGATACTGGTAAAACACTTGAATTGACTGAAGCAAATGGTTGGGCTGGAAGCTTCAAAGACCTTGATGCTGATAAAGGCGGAACACCTATTAAGTACACAGTAGTAGAAGTAACTGTTCCTGGTTACACTTCTGAAATTACTGGTGATGCTGCATCTGGATTCACCATCACAAATAGCTATTCACCAGAAACAGTTGATGTAAAAGCAACTAAGAACTGGGATGACGCTAATAACCAAGACGGCAAACGTCCAACTAAGATTACAATCAATCTTTTAGCAGACGGTAAGAAAGTTGATTCGAAAGAAGTTCAAGCAGCCGCAGATGGAACTTGGACTGTCGAATTCACGAAATTAGCAAAATATAAAGCTGGTAAAGAAATCAAATACACTGTAACAGAAGAAGCCGTAGCAGAATACGAAGCGACTATTACAGACTTTACCATCACAAACAAATATGCTCCTAAAGAAATTGACTACAAGGTAACAAAAGTATGGAATGATGCGAACAACCAAGACGGTAAACGTCCTGAGTCCGTAACGGTTCAACTTTATAAAAAAGTAGGAAATGCAGATCCAGTAGCCGTTGAAGGTAAGAAATTGACCTTAACAGCTAAGGAGAAGACTGATGATAACACTTGGGTAGCATCCTTCACCAATCTTCCACAATACGAAGCTGGAAAAGAAATCACCTATTCTATCAAGGAAGTGGATGTACCAGCTGGTTACGAAGCCTCTGTGACTGGTCAAGTAGTGACAAACACCTATAACCCAGAAACAGTTGTTCTTTCAGGAACTAAGATTTGGAAAGATAACAACAACCAAGACGGCAAACGAACAAGATCTGTGAAAGTTCAAATTCTTAACGGCGACAAGGTTGTTCAAGAAATTGAAGTTTCAGAAGCAACTGGCTGGAAGTTCGAATCAAAAGCACTTCCTAAGTATGAAAATGGTAAAGAAATCAAGTATACTGTCAAAGAAACTGCTATGACAGAATACAAAGCAACCATCACTACAGATAAGGATGGCAAGTACACCATTACCAACACCCACACACCAGAGAAAACATCTGTAAAAGGTAAGAAGATCTGGAAAGATGAAGATAACAAAGATGGCATCCGTCCAGCATCTATCACCGTAAAACTTCTTGCAGATGGTAAGGAAACTGGTCAGACAGCTATAGTGTCAGAAACAAGTGGCTGGACTTATGAGTTTACAGGTCTTGATCGTTATCAAGAAGGTAAGGAGATTGCCTACACTGTTGAAGAAGTGAATGTTCCAGATGGTTATACAGCTTCAGTAGAAGGTTACAACATTACAAATACGCACACTCCTGAAAAACCAACACCTGGCAAACCAAATGAACCAGGTAAGCCTAAAAAGGGTGGGGAATTACCTAATACAGGAAGCGAGTCTAACCAAGCGACTCTAGTAGCTGGAATCGCCCTTCTTGGATTGGGAACAGGATTCTTGGCAAGACGCAAAAAAGAAGATTAA
- a CDS encoding class I SAM-dependent methyltransferase, whose translation MIETRLQDKLKSGLEVENFQKDGDIYLSLNPDYLSGDNAKYMTMYNRMARWYDMSEKWIGPLLHGKAIDKLRRDLMGEIEWKDNLSVLYVSIGTGQDLRYIPETIDLKSLDFVGVDISISMLEKCQKSCAKKTNLQLFHACAEDLPFADNSFDIVYHIGGINFFNDKAKAMQEMLRVAKPGTKILIADETADYVDQQYKKNHFSKDYFKDATVDLSEIENVVPSEVKEKEMKLLWDGKFYSLTFRK comes from the coding sequence ATGATTGAAACAAGATTACAAGATAAATTGAAGTCAGGTTTAGAGGTAGAAAATTTTCAAAAAGATGGCGATATCTATCTGTCTCTTAATCCAGATTATCTATCTGGAGATAATGCTAAATACATGACCATGTATAACCGTATGGCTCGCTGGTACGATATGAGTGAGAAATGGATAGGACCACTTCTCCACGGCAAGGCAATTGATAAGTTGAGAAGGGATCTGATGGGAGAAATCGAATGGAAGGATAATTTATCTGTTCTTTATGTCTCTATCGGGACTGGTCAAGACCTCCGTTATATCCCTGAGACAATTGACCTGAAAAGTTTAGACTTTGTAGGGGTAGATATTTCTATCAGTATGCTAGAAAAATGCCAGAAATCTTGCGCTAAAAAGACTAATTTGCAACTTTTCCATGCTTGCGCGGAGGATCTACCCTTTGCGGATAATAGTTTTGACATTGTCTACCATATTGGCGGAATCAATTTTTTCAATGATAAGGCCAAGGCTATGCAGGAAATGCTACGAGTGGCGAAGCCAGGGACTAAGATTTTAATTGCAGATGAGACGGCTGACTATGTGGATCAGCAATATAAGAAAAATCATTTTAGTAAGGATTATTTTAAAGATGCTACTGTTGATTTGAGTGAAATTGAGAATGTTGTTCCAAGCGAAGTTAAGGAAAAGGAAATGAAACTTCTTTGGGATGGCAAATTCTACTCCTTGACATTTAGGAAATAA